The stretch of DNA CAGCCCTGAAATACAAAAAGCCGGGAGAATTCTCCCGGCTTCCGGCAGTGGATTGATAGTTGCACTCAGTCGAGATAATATATCCTGTCCCGCTCGGTCTCCCATTTGCCGCGGCTGAAATCGGGGAACTCCACCGGCTGGCTGCCCTTGGACACCGATTCGCGCGACAGATCGAGGATCGAGCTCCAGGCTGCGGCATCATACACATTCAGCGGTGTCTCGGCCTTGCGGCGCACGGCCTGTAGGAACTGGTGCATGACCAAATACTCGCACACCCCGCGGCCGAGCTGTATGTCCTGACCGCCGAGCTTTTTCCACAGCGGATGGGCGTATTTCTCGTAGTAGGGCGCGGCGTCCTCCCAGATACGGTTATCCGGGCTGAGCCCCTCCACGTAGATCCGGTCCACACTGCCCATGAAAACGCCCTTGGAGCTTTCGAAACGCAGGATCGGGTCCCACGGGCGCGGGGTCTGGGTGTCGAAGTAGACCGTGATCGTGCGGCCTTTGACCGTGCGGATGATCGAGGTGTTGACATCCCCGTTCTTGAACACCACCTTGGCCGCCGGGTGGTCGGGCCCGAACTGCTGGACCAGGTACTCGTGCATATTGGCGCTGCGGCTGGAGACCGAGACGATGAAATCGAACCGGTCGCCGCGGTTGACTTTCATCGACCAGGCGGCCGGGCCCACGGCGTGGGTGGGGTAGAGGTTGCCGTTGGTGTCGCGGCGCAGGATGCCGTACTCGTCGTCGATCTCGCCGTTCGGGCCGATCTGCAGGAACCGCTCATCCTTCTGGTAGCCCACCTCGCTGTGGACCATGTCGCCGAACAAGCCCTGGTCCAGCAGGTTGAGGATCATCATCACGTTCTGGAAATAGCAGTAGTTCTCCAGCATCATGCAGGGCACGCCGGTCTTCTCACTGGTCTCGACCAGCTGCCAGCACTCATCCACCGAGATTCCGGCCGGGACCTCGACCCCGGCGTACATCCCGGCCTTCATCGTCTCGACCATCATCGGGGTATGCCATTCGCGGGGTGTTGCACAGATAACCGCATCCAGCCCGCCCTTTTCGAGCATGCGCTTGTAGTCCTCGGGTCCACGGGTGTAGAGCTCCGGCGGCTTGAACCCCCGGCGCTCCACCAGCCGCCCGGCTCTTCCCGCGGCGGATTCCTTGATGTCGCAGATCGCCGGGACCTCCACGCCCTCCAGCATCAGGGCCAGGCGCAGAAGCACCGTGCCACGGCTGCCCAGGCCGATGAAACCGACCCGGACCGGCCGACCGGCCTCCTGGGCGGCCAGGGGCCCGAGCGCGCCGCCCAGGGCCAGCCCCAGCGCGGCGGCTCCGCTCCGGCCGATAAACTCCCGTCGTTTCAAGGCTGACATATCCATCTGTGCTCCTTGTCCGGTTCAGTTGGCGCTGCAGGTCACAGCGAGGCTGGTCAGGCACTTGAGGGCGCTGTCCAGGCCCTGAAGGTCGTGGATGATCTCGCCGGTGTAGCCGTACTGCTCGGTCCGGCCCACAGGCTCGGGCACGGCCGTAGCCCCGTCCGCTGCGGTAAGCGCGGCGCGGTAGACCAGCGAGGGCTGGCCGTTGCCGTGGTTGTCCAGGGTGCCGTCCTGACGCTCGAACGGGTAGGCGGAGTTGAAATCTCCGGCCACGTTCATCTCGATGTAGCACAGGTAGCGCTGTCCGGCGGCCACTTTCGTCTCGGCGTGCACCTTGCCGTCCTGGCTGGTGGCCCGGGTCACGGCCTCGGCGGCCTTGTCACGCAGAGTGGGGAAATCCGTCCGCCCGGTTTCATGACGCCAGGCCGCGATCCAGACCGGAAGTGAGACCGGGCACTCGGTCTTGCCGTAGAAATCGCCGCTGGCCGTGCGGTAGGTCACATAGACTGTCCGCACCTGCCCGCTCAGGGAGTCGACCAGCCAGACCGCCACCTGGGGCGCCTCGCCGTAGTCGCTCTCCTCGTAGACCGCCGGGTCCTGGTTGAAAGAGATTTCAAGTTTCAGGCTGTCGGAAGTCTGGGCACGCAGGGAGACTGTCGCGAGCAGGGCCAGGCAGAAAGTCAGCAATGTCAGATAGCGCATTCGGGCGGTGCCTCCGGGGTGATAGTCATCGATCTGAAAAGGAGCGTCCTTTTCGTGAAGCCTGGTCAAACAGGGGAGAGAATAATATAACAGTAGGCAAAACACAAGGATAGGAATATCGGAGGCGCTGTTTTGAAAGCGGAAAAACGGGGCGGCAGCCGGATACGGCCGCCCCGTTCACGTTCAGTCTCAGGCCCGGGCCTTGAGTTCCTTCTCCAGGTAATCCAGGTCCGCCTGCATCAGCTCCGGGGTGTAGTCGCGGTAATATTCCAGGTAGAGCGGCCCGGTGTAACCCAGGCTGGTCAGGCGTTCCAGCAGCGGGTGCCAGACATGCGCCCCGCGGGTCAGGGGCAGAAGGTCCTCGTCCTCGAAATAGTGCACGTGCACGTTGACCAGGTGCGGCCAGACCGCCACCAGGTCGGCCAGGTTCTGAGCCACGCTGCGGCGGGACTCGGTGAGCATCTGGAAATAGGTCAGCACGTTGGGGTGGGCGGCCTCGCGGATTACGCGCAGCACCTCGGCCGCCCCGCAGGTGGGGTAGTGGAGGTGGTACTCGAACGCCATTTTCACCCCGCGCAGGGCGGCCATCTCGCCGAACTTGGCCGCGTTGGCGGCCAGGCGGGAAACCTGCTCGTCGCTCATGCCGCTCATCTCGCCAGGGTCATCCCAGTCGCCCGACCAGACCCGCACCGTGTCGGCCCCCAGGCCGCAGGTGACATCCAGCACCCGTGAGAACTCATCCTCCCCCTGTGCGTAGACATTGAAATACGAGCCGTAGCTGGGGGTGGCGATCCCCATGTCCGCGCAGCGTCCGGCCAGCTCACGGACCCGCCGCTCTGTGGAGGCGGGTGGCAGGTGGTAGTCCCGTCCCGACCACTCCACCATTTTTATCCGGCTGCCTTCGATAATATCCAGCACCTGCTCCGGGGTGTTCTTCGGGAAACTCATCGTGCACAAGCCCAGACTCATCATTGCCGCTGTCTCCTGTTGGTTGTCACCGGCTCATTCCGCCGGCTCGAAGGCCCCGGCCGAGCGTCCCTTGGCCCCGGGCCGGGCTTTCCCGTCATAGTCGTCATCCGGCAGCTTGCCCAGTTGTTCGAGAGTCCACTCATAACCGCCCAGGGCGGTGAGGCGTTTCTTTATCTCGGCCAGGCCCATCCCGGCCCCGGCCGCGGGGGAACCTTTACCCAGGTGGAAATCGCCGTAGGCCCGCGCGACGAATTTCGGGTCCGCCACCACGGAATGTGTGTCGTTGCCCGTTGTCTTGCGCCAGAAATCGAGACTCAGGAGCCGGGCGCCGTATTTGTCGGGCATCTCGTCCATGTCCATGATCTGGGAGGCGTCCACGCCCCAGAACACGTTGTTGTCGCTCAGCACGCTGGGAAGGTCCTCGGCGTAGACCTCCACGCAGCCGCGCTTGCCGCCCGAGACAAAGATATTGTTGCAGATCAGCACCTTCTCGCTGGTGGGCAGGATTTTCACCCCGCTGCGGCCCTGGCCCGCGGCGTAGACCACCGTGTTGCCGGTGATCAGGGCGCGCTTGGAGCTCTGTTCCCGCGTGCCGGTGTCCTGGTAGAACGTGATCCCGCCGGCCAGGTTGTTCCAGAGGATGTTGTTGCGCACGATCACGTCCTGCACGTGGGTCATGTTGATCCCGGCCCCGCCGTGGGCGCTGCCGTTGGCCTGGCAGAGGTTGCGCTCGATGATCCCGCGCGAGATCACCCCGTCGCCGCCGTACTCCGGGTCGCCGTTCACATGGATGCCGCAGCCGGAGTTGTGGTGAAGGTAGTTGCCCCGGATGATGAAATCATCCCCGCTGTTGCTGTGGTAGATACCGTGCTCCAACTGCGAGCCGAAGCACTCGTTGTTCTCCAGGCAGAAATCCGAGCTGTGGTCGGTGAAAATGCCCCAGCGGCCGTTGTTGTAACTCACGCAGCCCCGCACTTGGACGAAACGGCAGTGGTCGAGGATTATACCCGCGCGGCGGGCCCGGGTTACGTTCACCCCGTCCAGGATCACGTTGCGGCAGTCGGCCAGGGTGATCCCATCCTGGCGCTCGCCGCTGCCCAGGACTATGGCGTAGCGGCTCTCGCCCTTGATCACCAGCGGGGCCTCCGGCTTGCAGCCCCGGCGGATGAACACCCCGCCCTCGTAGAACCCGTTGCGGATTATCAGGGTGTCGCCGCCCCAGACTTTTTCGACCGCGACCGCCAGGCTGCGGAACACGGCCCCGTCGGTCGAGTCGGCTTTATCGTCGCCGTTGGGGGCCACATACATGGTCCGGGCCATGGAAGGGGCGGGCCTGAAAGCAAGAAACAGGCACGCCGCCATCAAACAGAACAGAACTTGCATGGTGGTTCT from bacterium encodes:
- a CDS encoding Gfo/Idh/MocA family oxidoreductase, coding for MDMSALKRREFIGRSGAAALGLALGGALGPLAAQEAGRPVRVGFIGLGSRGTVLLRLALMLEGVEVPAICDIKESAAGRAGRLVERRGFKPPELYTRGPEDYKRMLEKGGLDAVICATPREWHTPMMVETMKAGMYAGVEVPAGISVDECWQLVETSEKTGVPCMMLENYCYFQNVMMILNLLDQGLFGDMVHSEVGYQKDERFLQIGPNGEIDDEYGILRRDTNGNLYPTHAVGPAAWSMKVNRGDRFDFIVSVSSRSANMHEYLVQQFGPDHPAAKVVFKNGDVNTSIIRTVKGRTITVYFDTQTPRPWDPILRFESSKGVFMGSVDRIYVEGLSPDNRIWEDAAPYYEKYAHPLWKKLGGQDIQLGRGVCEYLVMHQFLQAVRRKAETPLNVYDAAAWSSILDLSRESVSKGSQPVEFPDFSRGKWETERDRIYYLD
- a CDS encoding sugar phosphate isomerase/epimerase — protein: MMSLGLCTMSFPKNTPEQVLDIIEGSRIKMVEWSGRDYHLPPASTERRVRELAGRCADMGIATPSYGSYFNVYAQGEDEFSRVLDVTCGLGADTVRVWSGDWDDPGEMSGMSDEQVSRLAANAAKFGEMAALRGVKMAFEYHLHYPTCGAAEVLRVIREAAHPNVLTYFQMLTESRRSVAQNLADLVAVWPHLVNVHVHYFEDEDLLPLTRGAHVWHPLLERLTSLGYTGPLYLEYYRDYTPELMQADLDYLEKELKARA
- a CDS encoding right-handed parallel beta-helix repeat-containing protein; translation: MRRTTMQVLFCLMAACLFLAFRPAPSMARTMYVAPNGDDKADSTDGAVFRSLAVAVEKVWGGDTLIIRNGFYEGGVFIRRGCKPEAPLVIKGESRYAIVLGSGERQDGITLADCRNVILDGVNVTRARRAGIILDHCRFVQVRGCVSYNNGRWGIFTDHSSDFCLENNECFGSQLEHGIYHSNSGDDFIIRGNYLHHNSGCGIHVNGDPEYGGDGVISRGIIERNLCQANGSAHGGAGINMTHVQDVIVRNNILWNNLAGGITFYQDTGTREQSSKRALITGNTVVYAAGQGRSGVKILPTSEKVLICNNIFVSGGKRGCVEVYAEDLPSVLSDNNVFWGVDASQIMDMDEMPDKYGARLLSLDFWRKTTGNDTHSVVADPKFVARAYGDFHLGKGSPAAGAGMGLAEIKKRLTALGGYEWTLEQLGKLPDDDYDGKARPGAKGRSAGAFEPAE
- a CDS encoding DUF2271 domain-containing protein, with the translated sequence MRYLTLLTFCLALLATVSLRAQTSDSLKLEISFNQDPAVYEESDYGEAPQVAVWLVDSLSGQVRTVYVTYRTASGDFYGKTECPVSLPVWIAAWRHETGRTDFPTLRDKAAEAVTRATSQDGKVHAETKVAAGQRYLCYIEMNVAGDFNSAYPFERQDGTLDNHGNGQPSLVYRAALTAADGATAVPEPVGRTEQYGYTGEIIHDLQGLDSALKCLTSLAVTCSAN